In Helicobacter pylori Shi112, the genomic window ATGGGTTAAAACCCCTTTTTAGCGCCACTTTTTAAGACTTTTTTACGCATTAGCGCCGTTTAATATCTATATTTACAAAAAACAATACTGCCATTTTTCAAAAAGGGGTAAAATAAGCTAGTTTAAAATATATACATACTATAAGCTATTTTTGAGTAGAAATGTTAAAAAAGACCATTAAGGAGATTTTATGTTAAAACTCGCTAGCAAAACAATTTGTTTGTCCCTAATCGGCTCATTCACTGCTTTAGAAGCCTACCAAAAGCACCAAAAAGACGGCTTTTTTATAGAAGCCGGGTTTGAAACCGGGCTATTACAAGGCACACAAACTAAAGAACAAACCATAGCCACAACTCAAGAAAAACCCAAACCAAAACCCAAGCCCAAACCCATTACCCCTCAAAGCACCTATGGGAAATACTACATATCCCAAAGCACCATTTTAAAGAATGCGACCGAGTTATTTGCAGAGGACAATATCACCAACCTAACCTTTTATTCTTTAACCCCTGTGTATGTAACCGCTTACAACCAAGAAAGCGCTGAAGAAGCTGGCTATGGCAATAACAGCTTGATTATGATACAAAACTTCTTGCCTTATAATTTAAACAATATTGAGCTTAGCTATACAGACGATCAAGGCAATGTGGTCAGTTTGGGCGTGATAGAAACTATCCCTAAACAATCTCAAATCATTCTGCCCGCAAGCTTGTTTAACGATCCACAACTTAACGCTGATGGCTTCCAACAACTCCAAACCACCACCACACGATTTTCTGATGCCAGCACGCAGAATCTGTTTGATAAGCTCAGTAAGGTTACAACCAATCTTCAAATGACCTATATCAATTACAACCAATTTTCTAGCGGTAACGGCAGTGGCTCTAAACCCCCATGCCCTCCATACGAAAATCAAGAAAATTGTGTGGCTAAAGTGCCGCCTTTCACCTCTCAAGACGCTAAAAATTTGACCAATTTAATGCTGAACATGATGGCGGTGTTTGATTCTAAATCTTGGGAAGATGCCGTTAAAAACGCCCCCTTTCAGTTTAGCGACAACAACCTGTCAGCGCCATGTTATTCTGATTACCTCACATGCGTGAATCCTTACAACGATGGGCTTGTTGATCCTAAATTGATCGCTAAAAATGCCGGAGATGAATACAATATAGAAAACGGACAAACAGGATCAGTGATATTAACGCCGCAAGATGTCATCTATAGCTATAGAGTCGCTAATAATATTTATGTGAATCTCTTACCTCCAAGAGGAGGGGATTTGGGGTTAGGATCTCAATATGGTGGTCCTAATGGCCCAGGCGATGATGGCATCAACTATGGTGCTTTAGGGATATTGTCTCCTTTCTTAGATCCTGAAGTGCTGTTTGGCAAAGATTTGAATAAAGTCGCCATCATGCAATTAAGAGACATCATCCATGAATACGGGCATACTTTAGGCTATACGCATAACGGGAACATGACTTATCAAAGAGTGCGCATGTGTGAAGAAGGCAATGGGCCAGAAGAGCGCTGTAAGGGTGGGAGGATAGAGCAAGTGGATGGGAAAGAAGTGCAAGTGTTTGACAACGGGCACGAAGTGCGAGACACCGATGGCTCTACCTATGATGTGTGTTCTCGTTTTAAAGATAAGCCCTATACAGCGGGCAGCTATCCTAACTCCATCTATACCGATTGCTCTCAAGTCCCCGCTGGGGTTATAGGCGTTACAAGTGCGGTTTGGCAGCAACTCATTGATCAAAACGCCCTACCGGTGGATTACACTAATTTGAGCAGCCAAACCAACTATTTAAACGCTAGTTTGAACACGCAAGATTTTGCAACCACCATGCTTAGCGCGATCAGTCAAAGCCTTTCATCCACTAAATCTAGCGCCACTACCTATCGCACTTCAAAAACCTCACGGCCATTTGGAGCCCCCCTATTAGGCGTTAATCTTAAAATGGGCTATCAAAAATATTTTAATGATTACCTAGGGTTGTCTTCTTATGGCATTATCAAATACAACTACGCTCAAGCCAATAACGAAAAAATCCAACAATTAAGCTATGGTGTGGGAATGGATGTGTTGTTTGATTTTATCACCAATTACACTAACGAAAAGAACCCTAAAAACAATCTAACCAAGAAAGTTTTCACTTCATCTCTTGGGGTGTTTGGGGGGTTAAGGGGCTTATACAACAGCTATTATTTGCTGAATCAATACAAAGGGAGCGGTAATTTAAATGTAACCGGTGGATTGAATTACCGCTACAAGCATTCTAAATATTCTGTGGGCATTAGCGTTCCTTTAGTCCAGTTAAAATCTAGGGTCGTTTCTAGCGATGGTGCAACCACTAATTCTATCACCCTCAATGAAGGGGGCAGCCATTTTAAAGTGTTTTTTAATTATGGGTGGGTGTTTTAGGGGTTAAAATATTCTTTAGCTCTGGCTCTAAAAACGCTCTTTTTAAGCTCTCTTATAAGCGGTTTTAGTTCTGTTTTATGCGTGAGCGTTATGGATCGCTCTTTTTGTTCTCGTATCGCTTGCGTGATTGGGTCTTTCACGATTGGATATATCGCCTACTGCTCCTTTCGTATTCAAACGCCCCTTTTTAAGCGGTCGTTTGGTTTAAAATTGCGTTAGCCTTTAAAAAAGTTGTTAGTTTGTGGGACAAAAAGACAGACCCTAGCTTTGAGAATTTGAAAGCCCAAAGTCATTTGGTTTTTCAAATAATCTCGCTTGTGTAGGTTCTTAAAAAGATTTTAGTTTTTAACGAGTGTGGTTTTAAGTAAGATTGTGAAACAAAGAGTATTGAATAATATTTTAGTTTATTTGGCAAGAACAAAAGCCACAAACTTTCAGAGAGTTATTTTAATGGGTGCAAAAGCCAAACAATAACGCTACCAAACTGGATCATAAGTGCAAGCAAGATTAATATCTTGCTTATAACCCCGTATTGCCTTGCCCTTCTTTATTGGCATAATCTTTCAGTTCTTTATAAAGCAAAGATTGTAAGCGCGTGATAGCAAAATTCTTATTCTTTTCATCCACTTCAAGGCTTCTATTCAATACAGGCGTGCCTTGACAATCGCTCGCGCTAACAACCACTCTAATGCGTGTGATGCCATTAGCGCTGTCTGTGAAAACTTCATTTTTGATTTGATAGAGTTTTTCTTCATCGCTAGGGGTTAGCACTCTGGCATAAGCGCTTATGAGAGCGCTTTTGATTTCTGCATCGCTGTTGTTATCAAAAGTGATTTGCACTTTAGGTTTGAAAGCGTTTTGATAATAGATTTTTTCATAATTTTCTAACGAACTCACCGGGACAGAATACGCTTTTAAAATCCTTTCCATAGGCATCGCTTTAGCCAATAAATCCCCCATGCTCTTAGATTGCTGTAAAAAAACCCCTTTGCAAACCTTAGGCATTAAGGTGGAAAACTGCCCATAAAGAGCGTTATACTTATCCCTTAAACCCTGCAAAAACAAGTTTTGATTAATCCTTACTCTGGTGTAGTAGATCCCTTTTTGCACTTCTTGATTGATTATTTCTACATTATTCAACTCCAAGTCATCGGTTTTTAAGTTAATCGTTTGTGAATCACTGGATTTTAACTTATTATCCACACGACTTTTTTGAATATGGATCTGGGAATTGACCACCACGCTAATAGACGCCACTAAATCCGCTAACGCTTTTTGTTTAGAAGCTTCTTTAGAAGTGGCTGAACCACTCCCATAAAGATAGCCTTTTTGGGTGTTTGTTTTGTTATAGGCCTTGCTATACCACTTAGGCTCTGCGCTTAAATTGGCACCCACAAAAGCCATAAGGCATGCAAGAATAATCTTTTTCATTATTAATCCTTACTCATTCATTAAAGCGATGTGTTTCTTAGTGATTTTGAGAAGCACATAAACTTTATCCGTATCAACAAAAGTGGCCTTTAGCTCACTAGCCTTAATCTCTATTTTATCCTCCTTGAAAGCTTCCATCACTTTCTCTAAGGCGTTTTGTCTGGCTGAGGACAAGCTATAATCCATATCCGAAAGCAATACATCGCTCATCCCACACACTAAAATTTTTTCATCTTTGGTTTGGGTCTTTTCAATTTGCACTTCTTTTGAGCAATCTCTCGCCCACTTAGGCAAGGTTTTCCCCCACGCAACCCCCAACACCAAAGCGAGTGCGATAGTAAGGCGTTTCATTAAAACCCTACTTTTTAACCATGCCCAACTCTTCGCGCACTTTATCCACAATTTGCTTATCCAAGCCCACTAAAACAAAAACCCTGTCTTTACCGACATAGCGGGCAAGCATTTTAGAAGCGATCAATTCCTTATCCACTAATTGGGAAATTTTTTCAGTATCAGTGCCGCTGATGGACCTTTTACCAGAAGCGTCTACAGTTCTAGTTTTTTCATTTTCCAAATCTTTTTGTAAAGTGGATTTTAAATTCGCCGCTAAATTAGCCCTAGCTTTCGCTGTAGCCTGGTTAGTAGAATAATCCACATCATTATTAGTGATCAAATCTTCAGCCCTTCCTAAAAAGACCCCTGAATATTTTTCATACTTCGCCACTTTTTCTAAATCCCCTACAACCCAATCAGGAGCGCCTTTAGTCGCTTCTTTGTATGCCTTATTGCTTTTACTGATACCTGATTTTGGGGCATGGCTACAACCTACGATCACCATCGCTGCTATCACACTCATCCCTAAAATTTTTTTAACTTGATTTTTCATTGTTCATCCTTTCAAATATAAAAATATAAACTTAAAACATACGCTTATTGCTAGCGTTCTTCACAATAGGCTTAACATCGCTCCATACCTCTTCACCCGTTTTCCTATTGGTAAGGCTTAGGGTGAAGTCATAGTCCAAGCGTTGCCTAGAACTACTAATAGAGGCTGCGATGCTAGATACTTTACCACTTAAAGATAAATCAGCGGCTTTTAAAGTGCCTTTTTCTACAGTGGTGTCTTGATTATACTCTTCGCTCTCTCGTTCTTTTTCGCGCTGTTTCACCATTCTGCTATCCGCCGCAATGCCACTCCCTCCGCTCGCCCTTGTGATATTGAACCTCCCATTAGATCGCAACCGCAACTGCCGTGCGATTTCAGTCGTGAGAAGATTCATGTCCAAATTGGGCTGCGTGGTGTCGTTAATCACATCTGAGACTTCAATCAAATGCTTGCCCTTGAGTTGCTCAAAATTAGGGTCGCTAAACATGGAATCTAACATTGCGTTAGCGGTTAGCAATAAATCCGTGCTATTAATACTTGCAGTTGTATTTTTAGTGGCATCATTCACATTTTGATAAGTTGCCATTTCGCTTGAGCAACCCACCCATAATAAAGCGCTCAAAATCACCGAGCTTATAATTTTTAATTTTATTTTCAATACCATAGTGATAGAAACTCCCTATTCAAAATTTAAAACAGATACTTCCGTTCCTAATTTTAAACTTCTAATATAAACACATCGTCAGTGTTTTTGCGGATTTTAGCATTTTATGTGTCTTTTTTTTCACATTTTACAAGTTCTAGCCCTACAAATTTCACACTGCGAGCATTAATACCACAAATTCGCTCATTTTTAGCTTAATTAAAGAAATTTTTTTAACAAACATGCTCATTTAAAAACGATAAAAAACGATTTTTTGAGATAAAGAAACGATAAAAAGCTATTTAAAGTTAGCCCCCTTATCAAAAAAAGGGGCTAAAAAAGATTCCTACGGATTCTTATTTTAAAACAAGGCTCTTTAATGCCCTTTATAAGAGCGTTTTAATCGCGTCTTCAATCGGCTTTGAAGATCCGGGCTCTACAAGCCTTTCACCCACTTCTTTCCCGTTTTTGTAAAAAATCAAAGTAGGGATCTTGCGAATGCCTAAGCTCTCTTTTAAATCCTGGCTCTCATCAAAAGAAACCTTAAAAAATTCCACCTTGCCTTTGTAAGTTTTGGCTAAATTTTCCATAATCGGCTCAATCTTCCTGCAATCCGGGCACCAGCTCGCCCCAACATTAACCACTACCGCTTGATGAGCGATCTTCTCTGCGTAATTCTTCCCGTTAATAATTTCTGACATGATAATCCTTATTTTTTATTTCCCCCAACTCCAAAGTATAGCATAACTCGTAAGCTAATCCCCTTTAAGATTAGTCATATTAGCCATAAACGCATGCAACTCGTTGTATTCTTGGCGGTTTAGAAAACGCATTTTCCCTACCGGCAAGGCATTCAAATTCACAAAACCATAACGAACGCGCCTTAAATCCAACACTCCAGCGTTAAAAAACGCAAAAAAGCGCCTCAATTCTCTGTTTTTCCCCTCATTGATAATGACTCTAAGTTTAGAGTATTTGGCATGGTTTTTGATGATTTCATAACCAATAAAGGGGGCAAATTCCATGCTTTTAATGGGGGTTTTTTGGTGCGCTCCCTTAGTAGCGTTTTCTAATTTCAAGCCCTCTTGCATCGCGTTTTCCATCTCTCTTGTAACAAAGCCTTGAATTTTAATGAGATATTCTTTTTCTAAATTCGCATGCATTAAAGCGCTCACCACCGCCTTACTATCGCTCAATAATAGCACCCCTTCGCTCGCAAAATCCAAACGCCCCACAGGCACAAAATGGGCGTATTTTTTCTCCAAGCTTTCATAAATCACGCGCCGTTTTAAGGGATCGTTTTTACTCACCAATTCGCCCTTTGGCTTGTGATAAACCAGCACGCTGAATTTTTTATTTTTTAAGGGCTTGATGAGTCGTTTGTCTAAAAACACCTTGTCGTTTTCTTTAACCACGCTAGCGAGTTTGGCATGCTCATGATTGATTTTCACCCGCCCTTCTAAAACCAATTTTTCAGCTTCTCTTCTTGAATGCTTGGTGTAATGGGCCAAAAACTGGTTGATCCTCAAGCTAAATCCCTCCACTCTAACCCTTTAAAATCGTCCTTAATCTTTTCATTCACCATTAAATCGCTTTGGATTTTGAATTGCTTATCCTTGTCTTTGATGATCAAATACAAGGGGCGTTTGCCCTGGTGTTTTAAAGCGCTTTCTTTGATTTGTCTTAAAAATTCTTTTTTCACATCGTTTTCTAACACGATCGCTAAAGAGCAAGAACTGGAGGCGAGTATTTCAATGGGGGGGATTTCGCGCACCTCTTCTTTTTGCTTTTCAGGGTCTTTATAACGGGCT contains:
- the lpoB gene encoding penicillin-binding protein activator LpoB — translated: MVLKIKLKIISSVILSALLWVGCSSEMATYQNVNDATKNTTASINSTDLLLTANAMLDSMFSDPNFEQLKGKHLIEVSDVINDTTQPNLDMNLLTTEIARQLRLRSNGRFNITRASGGSGIAADSRMVKQREKERESEEYNQDTTVEKGTLKAADLSLSGKVSSIAASISSSRQRLDYDFTLSLTNRKTGEEVWSDVKPIVKNASNKRMF
- a CDS encoding LPP20 family lipoprotein, translating into MKNQVKKILGMSVIAAMVIVGCSHAPKSGISKSNKAYKEATKGAPDWVVGDLEKVAKYEKYSGVFLGRAEDLITNNDVDYSTNQATAKARANLAANLKSTLQKDLENEKTRTVDASGKRSISGTDTEKISQLVDKELIASKMLARYVGKDRVFVLVGLDKQIVDKVREELGMVKK
- a CDS encoding outer membrane beta-barrel protein yields the protein MLKLASKTICLSLIGSFTALEAYQKHQKDGFFIEAGFETGLLQGTQTKEQTIATTQEKPKPKPKPKPITPQSTYGKYYISQSTILKNATELFAEDNITNLTFYSLTPVYVTAYNQESAEEAGYGNNSLIMIQNFLPYNLNNIELSYTDDQGNVVSLGVIETIPKQSQIILPASLFNDPQLNADGFQQLQTTTTRFSDASTQNLFDKLSKVTTNLQMTYINYNQFSSGNGSGSKPPCPPYENQENCVAKVPPFTSQDAKNLTNLMLNMMAVFDSKSWEDAVKNAPFQFSDNNLSAPCYSDYLTCVNPYNDGLVDPKLIAKNAGDEYNIENGQTGSVILTPQDVIYSYRVANNIYVNLLPPRGGDLGLGSQYGGPNGPGDDGINYGALGILSPFLDPEVLFGKDLNKVAIMQLRDIIHEYGHTLGYTHNGNMTYQRVRMCEEGNGPEERCKGGRIEQVDGKEVQVFDNGHEVRDTDGSTYDVCSRFKDKPYTAGSYPNSIYTDCSQVPAGVIGVTSAVWQQLIDQNALPVDYTNLSSQTNYLNASLNTQDFATTMLSAISQSLSSTKSSATTYRTSKTSRPFGAPLLGVNLKMGYQKYFNDYLGLSSYGIIKYNYAQANNEKIQQLSYGVGMDVLFDFITNYTNEKNPKNNLTKKVFTSSLGVFGGLRGLYNSYYLLNQYKGSGNLNVTGGLNYRYKHSKYSVGISVPLVQLKSRVVSSDGATTNSITLNEGGSHFKVFFNYGWVF
- a CDS encoding pseudouridine synthase, with translation MEGFSLRINQFLAHYTKHSRREAEKLVLEGRVKINHEHAKLASVVKENDKVFLDKRLIKPLKNKKFSVLVYHKPKGELVSKNDPLKRRVIYESLEKKYAHFVPVGRLDFASEGVLLLSDSKAVVSALMHANLEKEYLIKIQGFVTREMENAMQEGLKLENATKGAHQKTPIKSMEFAPFIGYEIIKNHAKYSKLRVIINEGKNRELRRFFAFFNAGVLDLRRVRYGFVNLNALPVGKMRFLNRQEYNELHAFMANMTNLKGD
- a CDS encoding histidine kinase, which translates into the protein MDRSFCSRIACVIGSFTIGYIAYCSFRIQTPLFKRSFGLKLR
- a CDS encoding LPP20 family lipoprotein, encoding MKKIILACLMAFVGANLSAEPKWYSKAYNKTNTQKGYLYGSGSATSKEASKQKALADLVASISVVVNSQIHIQKSRVDNKLKSSDSQTINLKTDDLELNNVEIINQEVQKGIYYTRVRINQNLFLQGLRDKYNALYGQFSTLMPKVCKGVFLQQSKSMGDLLAKAMPMERILKAYSVPVSSLENYEKIYYQNAFKPKVQITFDNNSDAEIKSALISAYARVLTPSDEEKLYQIKNEVFTDSANGITRIRVVVSASDCQGTPVLNRSLEVDEKNKNFAITRLQSLLYKELKDYANKEGQGNTGL
- a CDS encoding thioredoxin family protein; its protein translation is MSEIINGKNYAEKIAHQAVVVNVGASWCPDCRKIEPIMENLAKTYKGKVEFFKVSFDESQDLKESLGIRKIPTLIFYKNGKEVGERLVEPGSSKPIEDAIKTLL